In one Brassica oleracea var. oleracea cultivar TO1000 chromosome C9, BOL, whole genome shotgun sequence genomic region, the following are encoded:
- the LOC106318710 gene encoding protein SAD1/UNC-84 domain protein 1, whose protein sequence is MSASTMSLTATPSKRTPIVAGDKKSNFDFPPSESLANGEAKDPILAEAVTDRSKGQDLGPVTRRVSSTTNTTSATQRRTRKAAAPRSEKARWKRVARIFAKQLVALLIIVGLIQAARKVLSPSSSSSPTSSFETEMAFSGLESRIAEVDGLVKATTSTMQVQVELLDKKIEKEAKALRQELEAKASAFHNELRKIESRTESLEKSVEEVNAKPFVSRDEFERVYEELKKGNVDDSAFSEVSIDELRAYARDMMEKEIEKHAADGLGRVDHALASGGGFVMGHSEPYLVGKGSSWFATTGRKAHTNAVKMLSPSFGEPGQCFALKGSSGYVQIRLRGPIVPEAFTLEHVAKSVAYDRSSAPKDCVVSGWLQGKGQESSEETEKMQLLTEFTYDLERSNAQTFNVLDSSDSGLVDTVRLDFTSNHGSNSHTCIYRFRVHGRAPDPVPVVETEL, encoded by the exons ATGTCGGCATCGACGATGTCCCTCACCGCGACTCCGTCAAAGCGGACTCCAATCGTCGCCGGAGATAAGAAATCCAACTTCGATTTCCCTCCAAGCGAATCCCTCGCCAACGGCGAAGCCAAAGATCCGATCCTCGCCGAGGCTGTAACCGATCGATCCAAAGGCCAAGACTTGGGTCCCGTAACGAGGAGAGTTTCTTCCACCACGAACACAACATCCGCCACGCAGCGCCGTACGCGGAAGGCAGCCGCTCCGAGATCCGAGAAAGCGCGGTGGAAGAGAGTGGCGAGGATCTTCGCGAAGCAGCTCGTGGCGCTTCTGATCATCGTCGGGTTGATTCAGGCGGCGAGGAAAGTGCTTTCTCCTTCTTCTTCGTCCTCTCCCACTTCTTCGTTTGAAACTGAGATGGCGTTTTCTGGATTGGAGAGCCGAATCGCGGAGGTAGACGGTCTCGTAAAGGCCACGACGAGCACGATGCAGGTCCAAGTCGAGTTGCTCGACAAGAAGATCGAGAAGGAAGCGAAAGCGTTGCGGCAAGAGCTCGAGGCGAAAGCTTCTGCCTTTCATAACGAGCTGAGGAAGATAGAGTCCAGGACCGAGTCGCTAGAGAAGTCGGTGGAAGAAGTAAATGCGAAGCCTTTTGTCTCTCGAGACGAGTTCGAGAGGGTTTACGAGGAGTTAAAGAAAGGCAACGTCGATGATTCCGCGTTCAGCGAGGTTAGCATCGATGAGTTGAGGGCGTACGCTCGTGATATGATGGAGAAGGAGATTGAGAAGCATGCTGCGGATGGGCTTGGGAGAGTGGACCATGCGTTGGCGTCTGGTGGTGGGTTTGTGATGGGGCATTCGGAGCCGTATCTCGTTGGGAAAGGGAGTAGCTGGTTTGCGACTACCGGTCGAAAGGCTCATACCAATGCGGTTAAGATGTTGTCTCCGAGTTTTGGGGAGCCTGGTCAGTGTTTTGCTTTGAAAGGGAGTAGTGGATATGTTCAGATCAGGTTGAGAGGACCAATTGTGCCTGAGGCTTTCACCTTGGAGCATGTAGCTAAG AGCGTGGCGTACGATAGATCAAGTGCTCCTAAAGATTGTGTCGTATCAGGATGGCTACAAGGAAAAGGACAGGAATCCTCAGAGGAGACAGAGAAGATGCAGCTTCTAACAGAGTTCACTTACGATCTAGAGAGGTCGAACGCGCAGACATTCAACGTCTTGGACTCATCAGACTCTGGTCTGGTTGATACTGTCAGGCTAGACTTCACCTCCAACCACGGAAGCAACTCCCACACTTGCATCTACCGGTTCAGGGTTCACGGGCGTGCGCCAGACCCAGTCCCTGTTGTGGAAACAGAGCTTTGA
- the LOC106318711 gene encoding translocase of chloroplast 34, chloroplastic: MAALQMSREWIGIQQFPPATQSKLLEILGKFKEEDVSSLTVLVMGKGGVGKSSTVNSVIGEKAAAVSTFQSEGLRPSLVSRSRSGFTLNIIDTPGLIEGGYVNDQAVNLIKRFLLNMTIDVLLYVDRLDVYRVDDLDKQVVTAITDAFGKEIWKKSALVLSHAQFSPPDGLNYDLFVSRRSDALLKLIRASAQLKKQDMQDSSIPVILVENSGRCHKNESDEKILPDGTSWIPNLYKTITEICFNGNKSIHVDKKLVEGPNPNARGKRLIPLIFAFQYLLVMQPLVRAIKSDVSRESKPAWEMRESGSASRRS; the protein is encoded by the exons ATGGCAGCTTTGCAAATGTCTCGTGAATGGATCGGTATTCAGCAGTTCCCACCTGCTACTCAGTCTAAGTTGCTCGAGATCCTTGGCAAGTTCAAAGAAGAG GATGTGAGCTCGCTAACAGTACTTGTAATGGGGAAAGGTGGTGTTGGAAAGTCATCTACTGTGAATTCAGTTATAGGCGAGAAAGCTGCTGCAGTCAGTACTTTCCAG TCTGAAGGACTGAGACCGTCCTTAGTCTCTCGCTCAAGGTCGGGTTTTACATTAAACATCATCGACACTCCTGGTCTTATCGAGGGAGGATATGTGAATGATCAAGCTGTCAACCTTATAAAAAG GTTTCTCCTGAACATGACGATAGATGTGCTGCTATACGTAGACCGTTTGGATGTGTATCGGGTGGATGACTTGGATAAGCAGGTGGTCACGGCTATAACCGATGCGTTTGGTAAAGAGATATGGAAGAAGTCTGCTCTTGTCCTCAGTCATGCTCAGTTTTCTCCACCGGACGGATTAAACTATGATCTCTTTGTCTCCAGAAGATCCGACGCTCTTCTGAAACTGATCCGTGCTAGCGCTCAACTGAAGAAACAGGATATGCAG GATTCATCTATTCCCGTCATACTTGTTGAGAACAGCGGAAGATGTCATAAGAATGAAAGCGATGAAAAG ATTCTTCCAGACGGAACTAGTTGGATTCCGAATCTGTACAAGACAATCACAGAGATCTGCTTTAATGGCAACAAGTCGATCCACGTTGACAAGAAACTGGTCGAAGGGCCAAACCCAAACGCAAGAGGAAAACGACTAATCCCATTAATCTTTGCATTCCAA TACCTGCTAGTGATGCAGCCATTGGTTAGAGCAATCAAGTCTGATGTCTCCAGAGAGAGTAAACCGGCGTGGGAGATGCGCGAATCCGGTTCAGCAAGTCGAAGGTCTTAA
- the LOC106319135 gene encoding coatomer subunit delta has product MVVLAASIVSKSGKVLVSRQYVDMSRIRIEGLLAAFPKLVGMGKQHTYIETDNVRYVYQPIEALFLLLVTTKQSNILEDLDTLRMLSKLVPEYSMSLDEDGIGRAAFELIFAFDEVISLGHKESVTVAQVKQYCEMESHEEKLHKLVMQSKINDTKDVMKRKANEIDKSKIEKTRGEKGGFSSMSSMGSRLDSSFSDMSISHGSGGGFGSGPSFGMLSDVEPINTKAKDRSRSSVTAAPKSSGMKLGKSGKNQLMESLKAEGEDIIEDVKPTGQTRAAVAAPTDPFTLTVEEKLNVALRRDGGISSFDMQGTLSLQILNQEDGFVQVQIETGGNPDILFKTHPNINRELFNSESILGLKRPDQPFPTGQGGDGVGLLRWRMQRADESMVPLTINCWPSVSGNETYVSIEYEASSMFDLTNVIISVPLPALRDAPIVKQCDGDWRYDSRNSVVEWSILLIDNSNRSGSMEFVVPPVDSSVFFPISVQFAATTTYSGLKVNGMIPLRGGGGATPRFVQRTQLITQNYQVV; this is encoded by the exons ATG GTCGTGCTTGCTGCTTCCATCGTGAGCAAGTCTGGAAAAG TGCTTGTTTCCAGACAATATGTGGATATGTCACGTATCCGAATTGAAGGTCTCCTTGCAGCTTTTCCTAAGCTTGTTGGCATGGGCAAGCAACATACCTATATCGAGACAGATAATGTGCGATATGTATATCAGCCTATTGAGGCTCTGTTTCTGCTTCTTGTTACAACTAAGCAGAGCAACATTCTTGAAGATCTGGACACCCTCAGGATGCTCTCCAAACTG GTACCGGAGTATTCCATGTCTTTAGATGAAGATGGGATTGGCAGGGCTGCGTTTGAGCTGATATTTGCTTTTGATGAAGTCATTTCTCTTGGGCACAAGGAAAGTGTGACCGTTGCACAAGTGAAGCAGTACTGTGAAATGGAAAGTCACGAGGAGAAGTTGCATAAACTGGTAATGCAGAGCAAGATCAATGACACCAAAGACGTGATGAAGCGTAAGGCGAATGAGATTGACAAAAGCAAG ATTGAAAAGACTAGAGGTGAGAAGGGAGGATTTTCGTCTATGAGTTCAATGGGTAGCAGACTTGACAGTAGTTTCAGTGACATGAGCATCTCTCATGGTTCTGGTGGTGGTTTTGGAAGTGGTCCTTCGTTTGGCATGCTTTCAGATGTTGAGCCTATCAATACCAAGGCAAAAG ATCGATCAAGGTCTTCCGTTACTGCTGCTCCTAAGAGTTCTGGCATGAAACTTGGCAAGTCGGGAAAGAATCAGTTAATGGAGTCCCTTAAAGCCGAAGGTGAAGACATCATTGAAGATGTTAAGCCTACTGGCCAAACCAGAGCAGCTGTCGCAGCTCCAACTGATCCTTTCACATTAACTGTTGAAGAGAAGCTCAATGTAGCATTGAGACGAGATGGTGGAATCAGCAGCTTTGATATGCAGGGAACCCTGTCGCTTCAAATTCTCAACCAAGAAGATGGGTTTGTCCAAGTTCAG ATTGAAACCGGTGGAAATCCTGACATTCTTTTCAAGACACATCCCAACATCAACAGGGAACTCTTTAACAGCGAGAGTATTCTTGGGCTGAAGAGACCTGATCAGCCATTTCCCACTGGTCAAGGTGGAGATGGTGTTGGTCTTCTGAGATGGAGAATGCAAAGAGCAGACGAGTCGATGGTGCCACTAACAA TCAACTGCTGGCCTTCAGTGTCTGGAAACGAGACATATGTGAGCATCGAGTATGAAGCCTCGTCCATGTTTGATCTGACTAATGTTATCATCTCCGTACCTCTTCCTGCTCTGAGAGATGCACCAATCGTTAAACAATGTGATGGGGACTGGAG GTATGACTCAAGAAACTCTGTTGTGGAATGGTCTATACTTCTCATCGACAACTCCAACCGCAG TGGGTCAATGGAGTTTGTTGTGCCACCAGTTGATTCGTCGGTGTTCTTCCCCATCTCTGTTCAGTTTGCAGCCACAACTACATACAGTGGCTTGAAG GTGAACGGAATGATTCCTCTCAGAGGCGGTGGTGGTGCGACTCCAAGGTTTGTGCAGAGGACGCAACTGATAACACAGAATTACCAAGTCGTTTGA
- the LOC106315342 gene encoding alpha-L-arabinofuranosidase 2-like — MQMYLAMMDMECSLKFLTSICMILFLLGSYAAYESVRLVDAREDNEKHYVTLQVDASNATGRPIPETLFGIFFEEINHAGAGGLWAELVSNRGFEAGGQIIPSSIWPWSIIGDESTISVVTDRSSCFERNKIALRMEVLCNSSGCPSEGVGVYNPGYWDLGAAPIWVFNSGISHNDQVETASIMPFVQEALDGIEFARGDANSTWGSVRAAMGHPKPFDLKYVAVGNEDCWQKYTYYKGNYLEFYNAIKKAYPDIKIISNCDGSSQPLDHPADYYDFHVYKLAKELFSMSHKFDKTSRDGPKAFVSEYAVNITDANTGNLLAALGEAGFLLGLEKNSDVVGMVSYAPLFLNTNDRRWIPDAIVFNSSHLYGTPSYWLQQFFTESSGATLLSSTMEGNSSYVEASAISFQSNGSDYIQIKAVNFANVTVELKVKMTGLDSKVSAKKKKVLTSASVMDENSFSNPEMIAPQETILVMPEGNLTFVLPPYSFSSLDLLKES; from the exons ATGCAAATGT ATTTGGCGATGATGGACATGGAGTGTTCTCTGAAGTTTCTGACAAGTATTTGCATGATATTATTTCTCCTTGGCTCTTATGCTGCTTACGAGAGTGTTCGTCTTGTTGATGCTCGAGAAGACAACGAAAAACATTATGTGACACTGCAAGTAGATGCTTCTAACGCCACAGGACGACCCATTCCTGAAACCCTTTTTGGGATCTTCTTTGAG GAAATCAATCATGCTGGAGCAGGTGGACTGTGGGCTGAACTTGTTAGCAACAGAG GATTTGAAGCTGGTGGACAAATCATTCCTTCCAGTATCTGGCCTTGGTCCATTATTGGAGATGAATCAACCATATCTGTAGTTACAGACCGCTCTTCATGTTTTGAGCGCAACAAAATTGCACTTAGAATGGAAGTGCTTTGTAACAGCAGTGGTTGTCCATCAGAAGGAGTCGGGGTTTATAACCCGGGTTACTGGG ATCTCGGTGCAGCTCCAATATGGGTGTTTAACAGTG GAATCAGTCATAATGATCAAGTTGAAACCGCAAGTATCATGCCGTTTGTTCAA GAAGCGCTAGATGGTATTGAGTTTGCTCGTGGTGATGCTAATTCAACATGGGGATCAGTTCGAGCTGCAATGGGACATCCAAAGCCTTTTGACCTTAAATATGTTGCGGTCGGGAATGAAGATTGTTGGCAGAAATACACATACTACAAAG GAAACTACCTTGAGTTCTATAATGCTATCAAGAAAGCATATCCAGACATCAAAATCATCTCCAACTGCGATGGATCGTCTCAACCACTCGATCACCCCGCTGATTACTATGATTTTCAC GTTTATAAACTTGCCAAGGAGTTGTTTTCCATGTCCCATAAGTTTGACAAAACGTCGCGTGATGGTCCAAAG GCTTTTGTTAGTGAATACGCTGTGAACATAACAGATGCTAATACTGGAAACCTTCTAGCTGCTCTTGGTGAAGCAGGTTTCCTCCTTGGTTTGGAAAAGAACAG TGATGTTGTAGGAATGGTAAGCTATGCACCTCTCTTCCTTAACACAAACGACAGAAG GTGGATTCCAGATGCAATAGTGTTCAACTCCTCTCATTTGTATGGAACACCAAGCTACTGGCTCCAACAGTTCTTCACAGAGTCAAGTGGAGCAACTCTTCTCAGCTCTACTATGGAGGGAAACTCTTCTTATGTTGAAGCATCTGCCATATCCTTCCAAAGCAATGGCTCTGATTACATACAGATTAAG GCTGTTAACTTTGCAAACGTGACAGTGGAGCTGAAGGTAAAGATGACTGGATTGGACTCGAAAGTTTCTGCAAAAAAGAAGAAAGTACTTACATCTGCCAGTGTGATGGATGAGAACTCCTTCTCCAACCCAGAGATG ATTGCGCCACAAGAAACCATCCTGGTGATGCCCGAGGGGAACTTGACGTTTGTTCTCCCTCCCTACTCCTTTTCATCATTGGACTTGCTTAAAGAATCTTAG
- the LOC106313918 gene encoding alpha-L-arabinofuranosidase 2-like, protein MEGNSSYVEASAISFQSNGSDYIQIKAVNFANVTVELKVKMTGLDSKVSAKKKKVLTSASVMDENSFSNPEMIAPQETILVMPEGNLTFVLAPYSFASLDLLKES, encoded by the exons ATGGAGGGAAACTCTTCTTATGTTGAAGCATCTGCCATATCCTTCCAAAGCAATGGCTCTGATTACATACAGATTAAG GCTGTTAACTTTGCAAACGTGACAGTGGAGCTGAAGGTAAAGATGACTGGATTGGACTCGAAAGTTTCTGCAAAAAAGAAGAAAGTACTTACATCTGCCAGTGTGATGGATGAGAACTCCTTCTCCAACCCAGAGATG ATTGCGCCACAAGAAACCATCCTGGTGATGCCCGAGGGGAACTTGACGTTTGTTCTCGCGCCCTACTCGTTCGCATCATTGGACTTGCTGAAAGAATCTTAG